In Beggiatoa leptomitoformis, the genomic window TGGGCGATAGTGATTAAACTGACCCCCGGTATTATCGTTGGCGCGTTAATTGGTGCATTTATCGCGGATACACTCTCTAGTGATACGTTAAAAAAGATATTTGCCGTTTTCTTACTTTTTGTGTCGATTCAACTTGGTTTTGGCGCACGCCCAGCACCTTCACATAAACTACCCAGTTGGTTGGGGAGTTCTCTTGTTGGTAGCGTTATTGGTGTTGTTTCCTCATTGGTTGGCATTGGTGGCGGGTCATTAACCGTGCCTTTTCTGGTGTGGTGCAATATTAGTATTCGTAATGCTGTTGCAAGCTCGGCAGCCTGTGGCTTCCCCATTGCCGTTGCGGGAGCGATAGGCTTTATGATAACGGGCTGGAATACAGAAGGGTTGCCAACAGGGAGCATAGGCTATGTATATCTGCCGATTTTTATAACCATTGCCATTACAAGTATGTTATTCGCACCTTTAGGGGCAAAACTTGCGCATAGCGTACCAATGCGCGCCCTGCAAATTTTTTTCGCCCTCTTTTTAGCGGTTATGTCAGTTAAGCTATTATTTAGTTGAGTGATTAAAACAGGATTAACAAGGTTGAGCATAGTCCCCACATTAATCCTGTTTCCAATCGCTTTACAACGGGCTTTCAGTAATTAAGGCAAATGTGACTTGCCCTTGATTATTCCATGTATTGAATAACTGATTATCTTCAGTAATACCAAAAACATTGGCTTCAACGCCCCGTATTTCGTTAGAAATTAAATAAGGTTGTAACGCAACACCCCAATCAGGAATATTTTCAACCTGCCATTTTTCTTGATAAAAAATATGGGCTAA contains:
- a CDS encoding sulfite exporter TauE/SafE family protein; its protein translation is MEIISLLALGVIAGILAGLLGVGGGVVIVPGLMWIFHYYPELPSSHLMHIAVGTSLATIVITSLSSIYAHHKRGAVIWAIVIKLTPGIIVGALIGAFIADTLSSDTLKKIFAVFLLFVSIQLGFGARPAPSHKLPSWLGSSLVGSVIGVVSSLVGIGGGSLTVPFLVWCNISIRNAVASSAACGFPIAVAGAIGFMITGWNTEGLPTGSIGYVYLPIFITIAITSMLFAPLGAKLAHSVPMRALQIFFALFLAVMSVKLLFS